The Polypterus senegalus isolate Bchr_013 chromosome 9, ASM1683550v1, whole genome shotgun sequence genome includes a window with the following:
- the LOC120535649 gene encoding GATOR complex protein WDR59-like has translation MVGGCSTPSLLDPSNTLQYDEFKKCYGEILYRWGLREKRAEVLKFIACPPEPHKGIEFGVYCCHCRSEVRGTQCAACKHLTFQCAICHVAVRGSSNFCLSCGHGGHTSHMMEWFCTQDVCPTGCGCHCLLQSTF, from the exons TTTGCTGGATCCATCAAATACTCTGCAGTATGATGAGTTTAAGAAGTGTTATGGAGAGATATTATATCGCTGGGGGTTAAGGGAAAAGAGAGCCGAAGTCCTTAAATTCATAGCGTGTCCTCCAGAACCTCACAAAGGAATTG aatttGGTGTGTACTGCTGTCATTGTCGCAGTGAAGTTCGAGGGACTCAGTGTGCTGCCTGTAAGCACCTCACTTTCCAGTGTGCTATCTGCCATGTTGCTGTCCGTGGGTCTTCAAATTTCTGTCTTAGCTGTGGCCATGGTGGACACACCAGCCACATGATGGAATGGTTTTGTACTCAAGATGTTTGCCCCACTGGCTGTGGCTGCCACTGTCTTCTTCAAAGCACCTTCTGA